From a single Nicotiana tabacum cultivar K326 chromosome 8, ASM71507v2, whole genome shotgun sequence genomic region:
- the LOC107812812 gene encoding secreted RxLR effector protein 161-like gives MTAYTTPVSSPLDPSIKLKAKEGAPLSDPTFYRLLVGELNFLTNTRLNIAYGVQHLSQYMEDPREPHLQAAYHMLRYLLKDPTLGIFMSSDANFSVQAYCDSDWAACADSRKSVSGYIILLGDNLISWKSKKQETISLSLAEVEYISIRKVVGELVWLHRLLIELTIPSALPIIVFCDNRPIEFDKKMKMIFPGEVFKRDDEVYSGICFKNC, from the exons ATGACTGCTTACACTACACCAGTCTCCTCTCCTCTTGATCCCTCAATTAAACTAAAAGCTAAGGAAGGAGCACCTTTGTCTGATCCCACTTTTTACAGACTGTTGGTTGGGGAGTTGAACTTCCTCACCAATACTAGACTAAATATAGCTTATGGAGTGCAACACTTGAGCCAATATATGGAAGATCCTAGAGAGCCTCATCTTCAGGCTGCTTATCACATGCTTAGGTACTTGCTCAAGGATCCTACTTTGGGAATCTTCATGTCAAGTGATGCTAACTTCTCAGTTCAGGCCTATTGTGATTCTGATTGGGCTGCCTGCGCTGATTCTAGGAAGTCAGTGTCaggttatattattttattgggtgACAACCTCATTAGCTGGAAGTCTAAGAAGCAAGagaccatttcactttctttagCAGAAGTAGAATACATATCTATCAGGAAGGTTGTTGGTGAGCTCGTCTGGTTGCATCGACTGCTTATAGAGTTGACTATTCCTTCTGCCTTGCCTATTATTGTGTTTTGTGACA ATAGGCCTATAGAGTTTGATAAAAAAATGAAGATGATTTTCCCTGGTGAAGTTTTTAAGAGGGATGATGAAGTTTATAGTGGCATTTGTTTCAAAAACTGTTGA